In the Candidatus Zixiibacteriota bacterium genome, one interval contains:
- a CDS encoding SpoIIE family protein phosphatase: protein MSVELNQSRVEKLLLEAARSFNTTLEYEELIEAALRLVMAAVGCEGAAIYRHDPDPRERRTRFMSYHNGHMITIGREPSAGVVGWILENREPVVINNAAEDPRLDQEMGRITGLPARSLLALPLIGRDKLIGVVEAVNKLHGEFDQTDLDMLSGLNHQIAVAIDNAYLYREAKREALEKSLLYEIGQKLSGKLSLQEVLAAILDSLKQVVKFESGGVFLCDERGLDLNAIYTVGYSAEASNTLHMKCDEGLVGAAATSGKEIIVDDVTADPRYVQAVATTRSEIAVPIKVDDRVIGVINLESNDHNAFDRRHISLIRAFAAQAGMSIERARMHERNLQAKQLQAQLEVARDTQRTFLPKRDPVVPGYDISGHNTSSGQVGGDYYDFIRIVDSHLGIAIADVSGKGMPAALIMASFRASLIAEIRNNYSIRTIGQKVNSLLCESLEPGMYVTAVYGVLDTNNHIFTFANFGHNPPLWFKKDGTVEPLVEGGVILGVNKQATFEERAFMIQPGEMVVMYTDGVTEVFDDTGREFGRAGLTEVVQKNRTRRSAEIADAIREAVYAYAGPKHIFDDITVVVIKRL from the coding sequence ATGTCGGTGGAACTAAACCAGAGTCGCGTTGAAAAGCTTCTTCTCGAGGCCGCCCGCTCGTTCAATACCACGCTCGAGTACGAGGAACTGATCGAGGCCGCTCTCAGGCTGGTCATGGCCGCGGTCGGCTGCGAGGGCGCCGCCATTTACCGCCACGATCCGGACCCGCGCGAGCGGCGCACGCGCTTCATGTCGTATCATAACGGCCATATGATCACGATCGGCCGCGAGCCGAGCGCGGGAGTCGTGGGCTGGATTCTCGAAAACCGCGAACCGGTGGTGATAAACAATGCCGCTGAGGATCCTCGTCTCGACCAGGAGATGGGCCGAATTACCGGGCTGCCCGCGCGATCGCTGCTGGCGCTGCCGTTAATCGGTCGCGATAAACTTATCGGCGTGGTTGAGGCGGTCAATAAACTGCATGGGGAGTTCGATCAGACTGACCTGGACATGCTCAGCGGGCTGAATCATCAGATCGCGGTGGCGATTGACAACGCCTACTTGTATCGTGAGGCCAAGCGAGAGGCTCTGGAAAAATCGCTGCTCTATGAGATCGGGCAGAAACTGTCCGGCAAGCTGTCGCTCCAGGAAGTGCTGGCCGCGATTCTGGATTCGTTGAAACAGGTCGTGAAATTCGAATCGGGCGGCGTGTTTCTTTGCGATGAGCGTGGACTGGACCTCAATGCCATCTATACGGTCGGCTATTCGGCCGAGGCATCGAATACGCTGCACATGAAGTGCGACGAGGGCCTGGTCGGCGCGGCCGCTACCTCGGGCAAGGAGATAATCGTTGACGATGTCACCGCCGACCCGCGCTATGTTCAGGCGGTTGCCACTACTCGCAGCGAAATCGCGGTGCCGATAAAGGTCGACGATCGGGTGATCGGAGTCATCAATCTTGAATCCAACGACCACAACGCCTTCGACCGTCGCCACATTTCATTGATTCGCGCATTCGCGGCACAAGCGGGGATGTCGATCGAACGGGCCAGGATGCATGAGCGGAACCTGCAGGCCAAACAGCTCCAGGCGCAGCTCGAGGTCGCCCGCGACACCCAGCGCACCTTCCTGCCCAAACGCGATCCGGTCGTGCCGGGATACGACATAAGCGGGCACAACACTTCGTCCGGCCAGGTCGGCGGCGACTACTACGATTTCATCCGCATTGTCGACAGCCATCTGGGTATCGCTATCGCCGATGTCAGCGGCAAGGGGATGCCGGCGGCGCTGATTATGGCATCGTTCCGCGCGTCGTTGATTGCCGAAATCCGCAACAACTACTCGATTCGCACGATCGGCCAGAAAGTCAATTCGCTGCTGTGCGAGTCGCTCGAACCGGGGATGTACGTGACCGCGGTCTATGGTGTGCTGGACACTAACAATCATATCTTCACGTTTGCCAATTTCGGCCACAACCCGCCGCTCTGGTTCAAGAAGGACGGTACGGTGGAGCCGCTTGTAGAGGGGGGCGTGATCCTTGGTGTCAACAAGCAGGCGACTTTCGAGGAACGCGCCTTCATGATCCAGCCGGGTGAGATGGTTGTCATGTACACCGACGGTGTCACGGAGGTATTCGACGATACCGGTCGCGAATTCGGCCGTGCGGGACTGACCGAAGTTGTGCAGAAGAACCGGACTCGCCGGAGTGCTGAGATTGCCGATGCCATTCGCGAGGCGGTGTATGCCTACGCCGGCCCGAAGCATATCTTTGATGACATCACGGTGGTGGTGATAAAGAGGTTGTAG
- a CDS encoding 4-hydroxyphenylacetate 3-hydroxylase N-terminal domain-containing protein — MALKTYQQYIDSLKKLRPIIYKFDELIEDVTVHPATRRTVEGHAWTFKAAHDDRLRDKVTTVSHLTGEPISRYLSIIQSPEDMYANSDMKRLMFHLTGTCTGGRCAGWSALNAMFVTTWEMDRDLGTDYHQRLLAWLRDAQARDITISGALTDAKGDRTKAPSQQADKDVFLHLVEKRPDGIVVRGAKLMICGVAAAQEIFILPGSAYKEEDADCAVSFVIPRDIKGLTIVETRHPSDTRDEEEGFDNPVREGGITQAFLLFEDVFVPRERVFMCGETKYTMAAVSYFIMPYRSAIGGCVAGQGDIKIGSALLTARTNGLADKVFREKVTRMVINNETTYAVGIAAAARGKKHPSGAWLCDPLLANVNKVHVATLPYETSVLAQDIAGGIAETGCMPSYKDFESQKYGHLIKKYLTAKHSADSRARAARLVEWTTIGGGVPGCMHGGGSPDGAKLVINATAKLEEKVQIARKVAGIVEEIPDPGRK; from the coding sequence ATGGCTCTGAAAACGTACCAGCAATATATCGACTCCCTCAAAAAACTCCGGCCCATTATCTACAAGTTCGATGAACTGATCGAAGATGTCACCGTGCATCCGGCTACCCGTCGGACTGTCGAGGGTCACGCCTGGACCTTCAAGGCGGCGCACGATGACAGGCTGCGCGACAAGGTGACCACGGTCTCGCACCTCACCGGTGAGCCGATTTCGCGGTATCTCTCGATCATTCAATCCCCTGAAGACATGTACGCCAATTCGGATATGAAGCGGCTGATGTTTCATCTCACCGGCACCTGCACCGGCGGGCGGTGCGCGGGCTGGTCGGCGCTCAACGCCATGTTCGTTACTACCTGGGAAATGGATCGCGATCTCGGCACTGATTACCACCAGCGCCTTCTCGCCTGGCTCAGAGACGCCCAGGCGCGAGATATCACCATCTCAGGTGCGCTGACCGACGCCAAGGGCGACCGCACCAAGGCGCCATCGCAACAGGCCGACAAAGATGTTTTCCTTCATCTGGTCGAAAAGCGACCGGACGGAATTGTAGTTCGCGGCGCCAAGCTGATGATCTGCGGCGTGGCGGCCGCCCAGGAGATATTTATCCTGCCCGGTTCGGCCTACAAAGAGGAAGATGCCGACTGTGCGGTTTCATTCGTGATTCCAAGAGATATCAAGGGGCTGACTATAGTCGAAACCCGACACCCGAGCGATACGCGGGACGAGGAGGAGGGGTTTGACAATCCGGTGCGCGAGGGAGGTATCACGCAGGCGTTTCTGCTCTTCGAAGACGTGTTCGTGCCAAGAGAGCGCGTCTTCATGTGCGGTGAGACCAAATACACGATGGCGGCGGTCAGTTATTTCATCATGCCGTACCGCTCGGCTATCGGCGGCTGCGTGGCCGGACAGGGGGATATCAAAATCGGCTCGGCTTTACTGACCGCCCGCACAAACGGACTTGCGGATAAGGTCTTCCGCGAGAAGGTGACCAGAATGGTTATCAACAACGAGACCACTTACGCAGTCGGTATCGCCGCGGCGGCACGTGGGAAGAAACATCCGTCGGGTGCCTGGTTGTGCGATCCGCTCCTGGCCAATGTCAACAAAGTTCACGTCGCAACTCTGCCGTACGAGACCTCGGTGCTGGCGCAGGATATAGCGGGCGGAATCGCCGAAACCGGATGCATGCCGTCGTACAAAGATTTCGAGTCCCAAAAGTACGGCCACCTGATCAAGAAGTACCTGACTGCAAAACACTCGGCCGATTCCCGCGCGCGGGCGGCGCGCCTGGTCGAGTGGACCACGATCGGCGGCGGGGTCCCCGGCTGCATGCACGGGGGCGGGTCGCCCGACGGTGCCAAGCTGGTCATAAACGCGACCGCCAAACTGGAAGAGAAAGTCCAGATCGCCAGAAAAGTGGCGGGAATAGTCGAAGAGATTCCTGATCCGGGTCGGAAATGA
- a CDS encoding C4-type zinc ribbon domain-containing protein → MRNDLELLLKLQVIDYDLGELERSKDYLPDMMENLNREIQEAKQKVIDTASALDEARMTRKRLELEIKARESELQKYQQQMMSIKTNREYDALVAEIDNIKAAISNHETDLLKTMDLIDQLDKEGNLWREKEASIIENNQKQLQVLQEKMDSIGDKVSEKKGSRQEIVQSISTGVMATYERVRKGRGGRAVVVVKKKACSSCFKSLTPKKIQEIKRADHVYTCDYCGCLLYWDEEESP, encoded by the coding sequence GTGCGCAACGATCTCGAGTTGCTGTTGAAACTTCAGGTCATCGATTACGATCTCGGCGAACTGGAACGCTCCAAAGACTACCTCCCCGACATGATGGAGAACCTTAACCGCGAAATCCAGGAGGCCAAGCAGAAAGTCATCGACACCGCCAGCGCTCTCGACGAGGCCAGGATGACGCGCAAGCGGCTCGAACTGGAAATCAAAGCCAGGGAAAGCGAGCTCCAAAAGTACCAGCAGCAGATGATGTCAATCAAAACCAACCGTGAGTACGACGCCCTGGTGGCTGAAATCGACAATATCAAGGCGGCGATTTCCAACCACGAGACCGACCTGCTCAAAACTATGGACCTGATCGACCAGCTCGACAAGGAGGGCAACCTGTGGCGGGAAAAAGAAGCCTCCATCATCGAGAACAATCAGAAGCAGCTCCAGGTGTTGCAGGAGAAGATGGATTCGATCGGCGATAAAGTCTCCGAGAAGAAAGGTTCCCGACAGGAAATCGTTCAAAGCATCTCCACCGGCGTGATGGCTACTTATGAGCGGGTGCGCAAGGGGCGGGGTGGCCGCGCCGTGGTGGTAGTTAAGAAAAAGGCGTGCAGCTCCTGTTTCAAGTCGCTTACCCCAAAGAAGATTCAGGAGATCAAGCGGGCCGATCACGTGTACACCTGCGACTACTGCGGCTGCCTCCTGTACTGGGATGAGGAGGAGTCGCCCTGA
- the guaB gene encoding IMP dehydrogenase, with the protein MAELLPKTALAFDDILLVPAYSEVLPKDVDIAVEIAPGIKLNIPIISAAMDTVTEADLAIALARQGGIGVIHKNMSPERQAAEVDKVKRSESGMIVDPITLTPEKTVGDALQVMQKFSISGIPITKGERLVGILTNRDLRFIRDTSLPIADVMTHENLVTVPEGTDIETAKDILHKHRIEKVLIVDEQYRLKGMITVKDIMKKIQYPAAAKDDRGRLRVAAAVGIGGDSDIRAEALIAAGADLLVIDSSHGHSKGVLKMVEQLKKKSSVPVMAGNVATGPGVQALIAAGADCVKVGIGPGSICTTRVVTGAGMPQVSAILNGVEMAAKKGTPVIADGGIRYSGDITKALACGAHAVMIGSLLAGVEESPGETVLFEGRSFKMYRGMGSIGAMQKGSSDRYFQEHHLEAGKFVPEGVEGRVPYKGHLADLIYQLVGGLRAGMGLCGARNLAELRRDAQFVQITGAGLAESHPHSVPITKEAPNYRRIL; encoded by the coding sequence ATGGCTGAGTTGCTCCCCAAGACCGCACTGGCGTTCGACGATATCCTTCTCGTGCCGGCGTACTCTGAGGTGTTGCCCAAGGATGTTGATATCGCGGTTGAAATCGCGCCGGGTATCAAGCTGAATATCCCGATTATCTCGGCCGCAATGGATACTGTCACCGAGGCGGACTTGGCAATAGCGCTGGCCCGTCAGGGCGGTATCGGGGTGATTCATAAGAACATGTCGCCGGAGCGGCAGGCGGCGGAGGTCGACAAAGTTAAGCGGTCCGAATCCGGCATGATAGTCGATCCGATCACGCTTACTCCGGAAAAAACGGTCGGTGATGCCCTCCAGGTAATGCAGAAATTCTCCATTTCAGGAATTCCGATCACCAAGGGCGAGCGCCTCGTCGGCATTTTGACCAACCGCGATCTCAGGTTCATTCGTGATACGTCGCTGCCGATCGCCGATGTCATGACCCACGAAAATCTAGTCACAGTGCCCGAGGGGACCGACATCGAGACGGCCAAGGATATACTCCATAAACACCGCATCGAAAAAGTCCTGATAGTCGATGAGCAGTACCGGCTCAAGGGGATGATCACGGTCAAGGACATCATGAAGAAGATTCAGTACCCGGCGGCCGCCAAGGACGATCGTGGGCGGCTTCGGGTGGCAGCGGCGGTGGGAATCGGCGGCGACAGTGACATTCGGGCTGAGGCCCTGATTGCCGCCGGGGCTGACCTTCTGGTAATCGACAGTTCGCACGGCCACAGCAAGGGCGTGCTGAAGATGGTGGAGCAGCTCAAGAAGAAGTCCTCGGTGCCGGTAATGGCGGGCAACGTGGCCACCGGGCCAGGCGTGCAGGCGTTAATCGCCGCCGGCGCCGACTGTGTCAAAGTGGGAATCGGCCCGGGTTCGATTTGTACGACCCGCGTGGTCACCGGGGCCGGAATGCCCCAGGTGAGTGCCATTCTGAACGGAGTAGAGATGGCCGCCAAAAAAGGGACGCCGGTGATAGCCGACGGCGGCATTCGCTATTCCGGCGACATAACCAAGGCTCTCGCCTGCGGAGCTCATGCGGTAATGATCGGGTCGCTGCTGGCCGGGGTCGAGGAATCCCCCGGTGAAACGGTCCTTTTCGAGGGGCGGTCGTTCAAAATGTACCGTGGCATGGGCTCGATCGGAGCTATGCAGAAAGGTAGCTCCGACCGGTATTTCCAGGAGCATCACCTGGAGGCGGGCAAGTTTGTGCCCGAAGGTGTCGAGGGGCGTGTCCCTTACAAAGGCCACCTGGCCGATCTCATTTACCAACTGGTCGGTGGCCTGAGAGCCGGCATGGGCCTCTGCGGGGCCAGAAATCTTGCGGAACTTCGGCGCGATGCGCAGTTTGTACAAATTACAGGGGCCGGATTGGCGGAATCTCATCCCCATTCCGTGCCGATAACTAAAGAAGCGCCCAACTACCGGCGGATACTCTGA
- the recJ gene encoding single-stranded-DNA-specific exonuclease RecJ, which translates to MSLVNKTTSPRWELVGSPDYKLVDRLVQETSLPRNIVKILVTRGLDTPETIHRFLEPSLSDLKDPFEMTGMEQGIDRVTGALYNNEKILIYGDYDVDGITATALLYLVLNKLGANADFYLPNRLTEGYGLSPDGIDLARQSGVTLLVTVDTGITAVAEIKYAASLGIDVVVTDHHEPANELPPALAIINPKQFACDYGGELSGVGVAYKFAQALYRRLGQDENELHEHLDLVALGTSADIVPLVDENRVLTKFGIKQIARTTKPGIKSLAFVSGLMGKEIGTGQVVFILAPRLNAIGRLGDARQAARLLATRDERLASDIARKLDSENRRRKEIDEQTLQEALAQMEDTVDLEHDKAIVLAAEGWHQGVIGIVASRLVERYHLPTVMIAISDGEGKGSARSIPGFHLCEALKQCEHLLMRYGGHKYAAGLSIKAENIPAFRERFKEVSGENLSKDDTTPKLNIDLEIELHDITDNFVSILEQFAPFGPQNMRPIFLTRNCEIVDTPYVVGSNHLKMQLGKDGAVVDVIGFGFGHMARELSHRGCLVDVVYALEFNTYRGITKVQMRLRDIKPTIGEFSTGY; encoded by the coding sequence ATGAGCCTGGTGAATAAGACCACCTCCCCCCGGTGGGAACTGGTCGGCTCCCCCGATTATAAGCTTGTGGACAGGCTCGTCCAGGAGACCTCGCTCCCCCGCAACATAGTCAAAATCCTGGTTACCCGCGGACTCGACACCCCCGAAACGATCCACCGCTTCCTCGAACCCAGCCTGAGCGATCTCAAGGATCCATTCGAGATGACCGGCATGGAACAGGGGATCGATCGGGTCACCGGGGCGCTCTACAACAACGAGAAGATTCTGATTTACGGCGATTACGATGTCGACGGCATCACGGCCACGGCGCTGCTCTATCTGGTCCTCAACAAGCTGGGTGCGAACGCCGATTTCTACCTGCCCAATCGTCTGACCGAAGGGTACGGCCTCTCGCCCGACGGGATCGACCTCGCCCGTCAGAGCGGCGTTACCCTTCTGGTTACCGTTGATACCGGTATTACCGCAGTGGCCGAGATCAAGTACGCCGCATCGCTCGGTATCGACGTAGTCGTGACCGATCATCATGAACCGGCCAACGAGCTCCCCCCGGCATTGGCTATCATAAACCCCAAGCAGTTCGCCTGTGACTACGGCGGGGAGCTGTCCGGGGTGGGGGTCGCCTACAAGTTCGCACAGGCGCTCTATCGCCGCCTCGGCCAGGACGAAAACGAGCTCCACGAGCACCTCGATCTGGTCGCGCTGGGGACATCGGCGGATATCGTGCCGCTCGTTGACGAGAATCGGGTTCTGACCAAGTTCGGCATCAAGCAAATTGCCCGCACGACCAAGCCGGGAATCAAGTCGCTGGCGTTCGTCTCGGGACTTATGGGGAAAGAGATCGGCACCGGCCAGGTGGTGTTTATCCTGGCGCCGCGCCTGAATGCGATTGGTCGACTCGGCGACGCCCGCCAGGCGGCCCGGCTTCTGGCCACACGCGACGAGCGGCTGGCGTCGGATATCGCCCGCAAGCTCGACAGCGAGAACCGTCGGCGCAAGGAGATCGACGAGCAGACGCTTCAGGAGGCGCTCGCCCAGATGGAAGACACGGTCGATCTCGAGCATGACAAGGCGATCGTGCTGGCGGCCGAGGGGTGGCACCAGGGCGTTATCGGGATTGTCGCCAGCCGTTTGGTTGAGCGCTATCATCTGCCGACAGTAATGATCGCCATCAGCGACGGCGAGGGCAAAGGTTCGGCCCGCTCGATCCCCGGTTTCCACCTGTGTGAAGCACTTAAGCAGTGCGAGCACCTGCTTATGCGCTACGGCGGGCACAAGTATGCGGCGGGGCTTTCGATCAAGGCAGAAAACATCCCCGCCTTCCGCGAACGCTTCAAGGAAGTCTCCGGTGAAAATCTGTCCAAGGACGACACCACCCCGAAGCTCAATATCGACCTGGAAATCGAACTGCACGACATCACCGACAACTTCGTGAGCATTCTTGAGCAGTTCGCGCCCTTCGGCCCGCAGAATATGAGGCCGATCTTCCTGACCCGTAACTGCGAGATAGTCGACACACCCTATGTGGTGGGCAGCAACCACCTCAAGATGCAGCTCGGCAAGGACGGGGCGGTGGTCGACGTAATAGGTTTCGGCTTTGGCCACATGGCACGCGAATTGTCGCACCGCGGTTGCCTGGTCGACGTGGTTTACGCGCTCGAGTTCAACACCTACCGGGGCATTACCAAGGTTCAGATGCGCCTTCGCGACATCAAGCCGACTATCGGTGAATTCTCGACCGGATACTGA
- the meaB gene encoding methylmalonyl Co-A mutase-associated GTPase MeaB, with the protein MTLLERFEQGDIRALSRLVSYVENRGERFQELLGRLYPRAGRSIRIGVTGPPGAGKSTLVNGLARLFLERKQKVGIIAVDPTSPFTGGALLGDRVRMNDFPTDGSVYFRSMATRGATGGLAAATDNVAILYDAFGFDVTLIETVGVGQVELDIIDTCDVVIVVIVPESGDAVQMLKAGLMEIADIFCLNKADRPGAERLAADLRRTLETQQWVAHSRHRAGAISPQRHTLTSHVNDGNRVTPIISTEAINNRNIDKLFAAALDHIEQSRQSGLFDQNRRRRLRKKILNILIHRFQGEFINELATEAELDRAIESIRNGRTNPYQISDQLYRQFLSRS; encoded by the coding sequence ATGACCCTATTGGAGCGGTTCGAACAGGGCGATATCCGGGCGCTCTCGCGCCTGGTTTCCTACGTTGAGAACCGGGGCGAGCGGTTTCAGGAACTGCTCGGACGACTGTATCCGCGAGCGGGGCGCTCCATTCGAATTGGGGTCACCGGGCCGCCCGGCGCCGGCAAGTCTACTCTGGTGAACGGACTCGCGCGGCTGTTTCTCGAACGGAAACAGAAAGTCGGGATCATTGCGGTCGATCCCACCTCGCCATTCACCGGCGGGGCACTGCTGGGCGACCGGGTCCGGATGAACGATTTTCCCACCGACGGCAGTGTTTATTTCCGCTCCATGGCCACCCGCGGCGCTACCGGTGGACTGGCCGCCGCAACCGATAACGTGGCGATTCTCTACGATGCTTTCGGGTTTGACGTTACGCTCATCGAGACCGTGGGGGTCGGCCAGGTAGAGCTGGATATCATCGACACCTGCGATGTGGTTATCGTGGTGATTGTGCCGGAGTCCGGCGACGCTGTCCAGATGCTGAAGGCGGGACTGATGGAGATCGCCGACATCTTCTGCCTGAACAAGGCCGACCGCCCCGGCGCGGAGCGGCTCGCCGCCGATCTACGCCGCACCCTCGAAACCCAGCAATGGGTGGCTCACTCGCGCCACAGAGCGGGCGCGATCAGCCCGCAGCGCCACACGCTGACAAGTCACGTCAACGACGGGAACCGCGTCACGCCGATTATTTCGACCGAGGCAATAAACAACCGGAATATCGACAAGCTCTTCGCGGCTGCGCTCGATCATATCGAGCAGAGCCGGCAGAGCGGCCTGTTCGACCAGAACCGGCGCCGCCGTCTCCGCAAGAAGATTCTGAACATTCTCATCCATCGTTTCCAGGGCGAGTTCATCAACGAACTCGCCACCGAGGCCGAACTCGACCGGGCAATCGAAAGCATACGCAACGGCCGGACTAACCCGTATCAGATCAGCGACCAGCTATACCGGCAATTCCTGAGCCGCTCGTAA